In one Desulfoferula mesophila genomic region, the following are encoded:
- a CDS encoding CTP synthase, whose amino-acid sequence MTPKFIFTTGGVLSSLGKGLASASIGALLEARGLTVVLQKLDPYVNVDPGTMNPFQHGEVYVTDDGAETDLDMGHYERFTHAKITKKCNFTTGSIYNSVINKERRGDYLGGTVQIIPHVTDEIKHAITNVVDGSDLAIVEIGGTVGDIESLPFLEAIRQFRNDVGKENCLYVHLTLVPYIKTAGELKTKPTQHSVSELRRVGIQPDILLCRTEMPLDRSLKEKIALFCNVEPEAVITAVDVDTIYECPLKFHEQGLDEQICRKLNIWTRTPKLDNWEDLVYKLKNPAHEVTIAMVGKYVDLKESYKSLNEALCHGGVANNTHVNINYVDSEQVEREGAGIIGEVDGILVPGGFGSRGVEGKIKAVQMAREQDIPYFGICFGMHMAVIEYARNVLGWKEAHSSEIDPNTPYPVIYLMREWFDFRSQKVERRDELTDKGGTMRLGAYPCKLVEGTLAYKAYKTEEISERHRHRYEFNNEFKQALADKGLIVSGTSPDGELGEIVEMTDHPWFLGCQFHPEFQSRPMNPHPLFRDFIRAALRHKNAKAA is encoded by the coding sequence ATGACCCCAAAATTTATCTTTACCACCGGTGGCGTGCTTTCATCCTTGGGCAAGGGCCTGGCTTCCGCCTCTATCGGAGCCCTTTTGGAGGCCCGCGGGCTCACGGTGGTGCTGCAAAAGCTGGATCCCTACGTCAACGTGGACCCCGGCACCATGAACCCCTTTCAGCACGGCGAGGTGTACGTCACCGACGACGGGGCTGAAACCGACCTGGACATGGGCCACTACGAGCGCTTCACCCACGCCAAGATCACCAAGAAGTGCAACTTCACCACCGGCTCCATCTACAACAGCGTGATCAACAAAGAGCGCCGGGGCGACTATCTGGGCGGCACGGTGCAGATCATCCCCCACGTCACCGACGAGATCAAACACGCCATCACCAACGTGGTGGACGGCTCGGACCTAGCCATCGTGGAGATCGGCGGCACGGTGGGCGACATCGAGTCCCTGCCCTTCCTGGAGGCCATCCGCCAGTTCCGCAACGACGTGGGCAAGGAAAACTGCCTGTACGTTCACCTGACCCTGGTGCCTTACATCAAGACCGCCGGCGAGCTAAAGACCAAGCCCACCCAGCACTCGGTGTCCGAACTGCGCCGCGTGGGCATCCAGCCGGACATCCTGCTCTGCCGCACCGAGATGCCCCTGGACCGCAGCCTTAAGGAAAAGATCGCCCTGTTCTGCAACGTGGAGCCCGAGGCGGTCATCACCGCGGTGGACGTTGACACCATCTACGAGTGCCCGCTCAAGTTCCATGAGCAGGGCCTGGACGAGCAGATCTGCCGCAAGCTCAACATCTGGACCCGCACCCCCAAGCTGGACAACTGGGAGGACCTGGTCTACAAGCTCAAGAATCCCGCCCACGAAGTGACCATCGCCATGGTGGGCAAGTACGTGGACCTCAAGGAATCCTACAAGAGTCTCAACGAGGCCCTGTGTCACGGCGGAGTGGCCAACAACACCCACGTGAACATCAACTACGTGGATAGCGAGCAGGTGGAGCGCGAGGGCGCGGGGATCATCGGCGAGGTGGACGGCATCCTGGTGCCCGGCGGATTTGGCTCGCGCGGGGTGGAAGGCAAGATCAAGGCGGTGCAGATGGCCCGCGAGCAGGACATCCCCTACTTCGGCATCTGCTTCGGCATGCACATGGCGGTGATCGAGTACGCCCGCAACGTGCTGGGCTGGAAAGAGGCCCACTCCTCGGAGATCGACCCCAACACCCCTTATCCGGTTATCTACCTGATGCGCGAGTGGTTCGACTTCCGCTCCCAAAAGGTGGAGCGCCGCGACGAGCTTACCGACAAGGGCGGCACCATGCGCCTGGGGGCCTACCCCTGCAAGCTCGTCGAAGGCACCCTGGCCTACAAGGCCTACAAGACCGAGGAGATCAGCGAGCGCCACCGCCACCGCTACGAGTTCAACAACGAGTTCAAGCAGGCCCTGGCCGACAAGGGCCTCATCGTCAGCGGCACCAGCCCGGACGGCGAGTTGGGCGAGATCGTGGAGATGACCGATCACCCCTGGTTCCTGGGCTGCCAGTTCCACCCGGAGTTCCAGTCGCGCCCCATGAACCCCCACCCCCTGTTCCGCGATTTCATCCGGGCGGCCCTGCGCCACAAGAACGCCAAGGCGGCCTAG
- the iorA gene encoding indolepyruvate ferredoxin oxidoreductase subunit alpha, protein MDVLLSPSGGKEHLLLGNEAIVRGALEAGMAFATCYPGTPSSEVPDTLYRLRKQFPNKVKYYFEYSTNEKVALECAAGAAASGVRTLCTMKHVGVNVAADPLMTLAYVGVNAGMVILTADDPSLFSSQNEQDNRFYARLSGLPMLEPSGPVEAKEMTAYGFELSEELGSPVMLRTTTRVNHAREAVPFAKLGKVKKTSKFQKDPMRFVTVPAVSRNLHLRLLNIYKQAQAISEASPYNQIMGRGKLGVISSGVAANYVMDAVEDLGAKSKIKVLKLGFTYPLPEKKIVRFLKSVEKVLIVEELEPILEQAVRALAQEKGIAVEIVGKEPGKIPAKSVDIEAPGFFSRAFEYNPRLVREVMAKTFGLAFEEPAELSLAGMPAPPGRPPNLCPGCPHRATYFAVKEVAGDQAVYASDIGCYTLGVLPPIKAADFLVCMGSSVSSAGGISRATGQKVVGFIGDSTFFHSGITGLVNAVHNNHNFTLVVLDNGTTAMTGHQPHPGVNTEAIGDPTTHIDLEPLIKGLGVQHVVTIKPFKVRAAKKAIEEAIAYQGVSVVISQELCPLFARRVAPPTKRVFQVSTDKCKGHMDCIKKVACPAMYVENGQAKINPLQCIGCALCAQICPENAILPLKAEG, encoded by the coding sequence ATGGATGTACTGCTGAGTCCTTCTGGCGGGAAAGAGCACCTGCTCTTGGGCAACGAGGCAATCGTGCGCGGAGCCCTGGAAGCGGGTATGGCCTTTGCCACCTGTTACCCGGGCACGCCTTCCTCGGAGGTGCCCGACACCCTTTACCGCCTCAGGAAGCAGTTTCCCAACAAGGTGAAGTATTATTTTGAATACTCCACCAACGAGAAAGTGGCCCTGGAGTGCGCTGCCGGCGCGGCGGCCAGCGGAGTGCGCACCCTGTGCACCATGAAACACGTCGGCGTCAACGTGGCGGCCGATCCCCTTATGACCCTGGCCTACGTGGGGGTCAACGCGGGCATGGTCATCCTCACCGCCGACGACCCCTCGTTGTTTTCCAGCCAGAACGAGCAGGACAACCGCTTTTACGCCCGTCTGAGCGGTCTGCCCATGCTGGAGCCTTCGGGCCCGGTCGAGGCCAAGGAAATGACCGCCTACGGCTTCGAGCTTAGCGAAGAGCTGGGCAGCCCAGTGATGCTAAGGACCACCACCCGGGTGAACCACGCCCGCGAGGCGGTGCCTTTCGCCAAGCTGGGCAAGGTCAAAAAGACCTCCAAGTTCCAGAAAGACCCCATGCGCTTCGTAACCGTGCCCGCGGTGAGCCGCAACCTGCACCTGCGCCTGCTCAACATCTACAAGCAGGCCCAGGCCATAAGTGAGGCCAGCCCCTACAACCAGATTATGGGCCGGGGCAAGCTGGGAGTGATCAGCAGCGGGGTGGCGGCCAACTACGTGATGGATGCGGTGGAGGACCTGGGCGCCAAGAGCAAGATCAAGGTGCTCAAGCTGGGCTTCACCTATCCCTTGCCCGAGAAGAAGATTGTCCGCTTCCTCAAAAGCGTGGAAAAGGTTCTGATCGTCGAGGAGTTGGAGCCCATCCTGGAGCAGGCGGTACGGGCCTTGGCCCAGGAAAAGGGCATCGCCGTGGAGATCGTGGGCAAGGAGCCCGGCAAGATCCCGGCCAAGAGCGTGGACATCGAAGCGCCGGGCTTCTTCAGCCGGGCCTTCGAGTACAATCCCCGCCTGGTGCGCGAGGTGATGGCCAAGACCTTCGGCCTGGCTTTTGAAGAGCCCGCCGAACTGAGCCTGGCCGGCATGCCCGCCCCTCCGGGGCGGCCGCCCAACCTCTGCCCCGGCTGCCCTCACCGGGCCACCTATTTCGCGGTGAAGGAAGTGGCCGGCGATCAAGCCGTCTACGCCTCCGACATCGGCTGTTACACCCTGGGGGTGCTGCCGCCCATCAAGGCGGCCGACTTCCTCGTCTGCATGGGCAGTTCAGTTTCCAGCGCCGGAGGCATCTCCCGGGCCACCGGTCAGAAGGTGGTGGGCTTCATCGGAGACAGCACCTTCTTCCACAGCGGCATCACCGGCCTGGTCAACGCGGTGCACAACAACCACAATTTCACTTTGGTAGTCCTGGACAACGGCACCACGGCCATGACCGGCCACCAGCCCCATCCGGGCGTCAATACCGAGGCCATCGGCGACCCCACCACCCACATCGACCTGGAGCCCCTGATCAAGGGCCTGGGTGTGCAGCACGTGGTGACCATCAAGCCCTTCAAGGTGCGCGCCGCCAAGAAGGCCATCGAGGAGGCCATCGCCTACCAGGGCGTGAGCGTGGTCATCAGCCAGGAGCTGTGCCCCTTGTTCGCCCGCCGGGTGGCTCCGCCAACCAAACGCGTGTTCCAGGTGAGCACCGACAAGTGCAAGGGCCACATGGACTGCATCAAGAAGGTGGCTTGCCCTGCCATGTACGTGGAAAACGGCCAGGCCAAGATCAATCCCTTGCAGTGTATCGGCTGCGCCCTGTGCGCCCAGATTTGTCCCGAGAACGCCATCCTGCCGTTGAAGGCCGAAGGGTAA
- a CDS encoding TIGR02186 family protein, which translates to MTPPVVRINSFFAGQQMSITADLPPGSQAVLEVRGKRIEQELMRKARHWDLWMNSGEVDIYNAPTLYIVLSSDPRLLSRDATHWPWGYMAQENRATFRGRLKQVEDPDIFREFVELKERDELYRLYPGGLEIVRTGPGRWQGRASFRLPSKVKPGRYKVKLSVVRGGEVSEVRTAYFKVQLEGMPYVLSSLGQNHGVWYGLLAVGLAVAVGMLTGLVFGRMGGGH; encoded by the coding sequence GTGACGCCGCCCGTGGTACGGATCAACTCCTTTTTCGCCGGACAGCAAATGAGCATCACCGCCGACCTGCCGCCGGGCAGCCAGGCCGTGCTGGAGGTGCGGGGCAAGAGGATCGAACAGGAGTTAATGCGTAAGGCTCGCCACTGGGACCTGTGGATGAACAGCGGCGAAGTGGACATTTACAACGCGCCCACCCTTTACATAGTGCTGAGTAGCGATCCCCGTCTGCTTTCCCGCGATGCCACCCATTGGCCCTGGGGTTATATGGCCCAGGAAAACCGGGCGACTTTTCGCGGTCGTCTGAAGCAGGTGGAAGACCCCGACATATTCCGGGAATTCGTGGAACTCAAGGAACGGGACGAACTTTATCGACTCTATCCGGGGGGCCTGGAAATCGTCCGCACCGGCCCGGGGCGCTGGCAGGGCCGGGCCAGCTTCCGGCTACCGTCCAAGGTCAAGCCGGGCCGTTACAAGGTGAAGCTATCAGTGGTGCGGGGGGGCGAGGTAAGCGAGGTTCGCACGGCCTATTTTAAGGTGCAACTGGAGGGCATGCCGTACGTCCTTTCTTCCCTTGGTCAAAACCATGGGGTTTGGTATGGCTTGCTGGCCGTGGGCCTGGCCGTGGCGGTGGGTATGCTCACCGGGCTGGTTTTCGGCCGCATGGGCGGGGGGCACTAA
- a CDS encoding DUF2284 domain-containing protein, with protein sequence MPQANLDSLRAKALELGADRAAVVQVRDITMSDAVAFKCRVPRCPQYASCAHCPPHAPSPEEFRRVLTDFHQALVFNLHVPPEVMLGSDQIDARRRAFRSVFELAAKLESAAFYAGHYLSFGLAAGSCRNVLCHAQKACAVLEGRACPHPGLARPPLEAVGIDVFQLAALAGWKMQPLGREADAAQVHDSSLTGMVVVG encoded by the coding sequence TTGCCACAAGCCAATCTGGACAGCCTGCGGGCCAAGGCCCTGGAGTTGGGTGCGGATCGCGCCGCCGTTGTTCAGGTGCGCGACATCACCATGAGCGACGCGGTGGCTTTCAAGTGCCGGGTGCCCCGCTGCCCCCAATACGCCTCCTGCGCCCACTGCCCGCCCCACGCCCCCAGCCCCGAGGAGTTCCGGCGGGTGCTGACCGATTTTCATCAGGCCCTTGTGTTCAACCTGCACGTGCCCCCCGAGGTGATGCTGGGCTCCGATCAGATAGATGCCCGGCGCCGGGCCTTCCGCTCCGTCTTCGAGCTGGCCGCCAAACTGGAGTCGGCCGCCTTTTACGCTGGGCACTACCTCTCCTTCGGCCTGGCCGCCGGCTCCTGCCGCAACGTGCTGTGCCACGCTCAAAAGGCGTGCGCGGTCCTCGAGGGCCGAGCCTGCCCGCACCCTGGCCTGGCCCGGCCTCCCCTGGAGGCGGTGGGCATCGACGTGTTTCAGTTGGCCGCCCTGGCTGGTTGGAAGATGCAGCCCCTGGGCCGCGAGGCCGACGCCGCCCAAGTACACGACTCATCGCTAACCGGCATGGTGGTGGTGGGCTGA
- a CDS encoding patatin-like phospholipase family protein, protein MNKQGEGRAGAPKVGLALGSGSSRGWAHIGVIRALAEAGVEISCIAGTSIGALVGAGFALDKMDVLEEFARQLDWKQIVSFLDVVFPRSGLFDGGKITEFFRGHVHEVNIQDLPLPYCAVATDLATGDEVVFSQGDLVEAIRASVSIPGVFTPARRDGAFLVDGGLVNPVPVSVARRMGADYVIAVDLNHGRIDKSGNGAMTDNDSSAKHGEEDLKRKITQELADRFSQLSSPSLSQIGKWISKEPTPNIIEVLTTSINIMAAQITEINLKRDPPDLLIRPRLGHLRLMEFHRAEEAIEEGYRETVRRLAQAHPPATGRAR, encoded by the coding sequence ATGAACAAGCAGGGCGAAGGCAGGGCTGGAGCCCCCAAGGTGGGCTTGGCCCTGGGAAGCGGCTCGTCCCGGGGATGGGCCCACATCGGGGTGATCCGGGCCCTGGCCGAGGCGGGCGTGGAAATAAGCTGCATCGCGGGCACCAGCATAGGCGCCCTGGTGGGGGCCGGGTTCGCCCTGGATAAAATGGACGTCCTGGAGGAGTTCGCCCGCCAACTGGACTGGAAGCAGATCGTGTCGTTCTTGGACGTGGTCTTTCCCCGCTCCGGCCTTTTCGACGGCGGCAAGATCACGGAGTTTTTCCGCGGCCACGTGCACGAAGTCAACATACAGGATCTGCCCCTGCCGTACTGTGCCGTGGCCACCGACCTGGCTACCGGCGACGAGGTGGTTTTCAGCCAGGGGGACCTGGTCGAGGCCATACGGGCCAGCGTATCGATCCCGGGCGTGTTCACCCCGGCCAGGCGCGACGGGGCCTTTCTGGTGGATGGCGGCCTGGTCAACCCCGTGCCGGTGAGCGTCGCGCGCCGGATGGGGGCGGATTACGTCATCGCCGTGGACCTGAACCATGGCCGGATCGATAAATCCGGGAACGGCGCAATGACGGACAATGACTCCTCGGCCAAGCACGGAGAGGAAGATCTCAAGCGGAAAATTACCCAGGAGTTGGCCGACCGGTTCAGCCAATTGAGCTCGCCATCCCTGTCTCAGATAGGCAAGTGGATAAGCAAGGAGCCCACCCCCAATATCATCGAGGTCCTGACCACCTCCATCAACATCATGGCGGCTCAGATCACCGAAATTAACCTGAAGCGCGATCCGCCGGATTTATTGATCAGGCCTCGGCTGGGCCACCTGCGTCTCATGGAGTTCCACCGCGCCGAGGAGGCCATAGAGGAGGGCTACCGGGAGACCGTGCGCCGGCTTGCGCAGGCCCACCCCCCCGCCACGGGCCGCGCCAGGTAA
- a CDS encoding CBS domain-containing protein, translating into MIVANRMSPDPWTISPEASVAEALKLMQDHGVRHLPVVEDGLLVGLVTDIDLRTAYFASLLEEIKVRDVMAHDPIVVQAGDTVFQAARVIHQNKLTGMPVVENGRLVGIITLADILGVLVALLGLLEDSTRLDVALKPGSESLEEVYAIIRRQGGEVISVAQLSSDVGRRIYTFRLKKTELEPLVAVLQEAGHGVML; encoded by the coding sequence ATGATCGTCGCCAATCGCATGAGTCCCGACCCCTGGACCATATCGCCGGAAGCCTCGGTGGCCGAAGCCTTGAAATTGATGCAGGACCATGGGGTGCGTCATCTGCCGGTGGTGGAGGATGGCCTTTTGGTGGGGCTGGTCACGGACATAGATTTGCGCACCGCCTATTTCGCCAGCCTGCTCGAGGAAATCAAGGTGCGCGACGTCATGGCCCACGACCCCATCGTGGTGCAGGCCGGGGACACGGTTTTCCAGGCCGCCCGGGTTATCCACCAAAACAAGCTGACCGGCATGCCGGTGGTGGAAAACGGCCGTCTGGTGGGCATCATCACCCTGGCCGACATCCTGGGGGTGTTGGTGGCCCTGTTGGGCCTGTTGGAAGACAGCACCCGCCTGGACGTGGCCCTCAAGCCGGGCAGCGAGTCCCTGGAAGAGGTTTACGCCATCATCCGGCGACAGGGCGGCGAGGTGATAAGCGTGGCCCAGCTTTCCTCCGACGTGGGGCGGCGCATCTACACCTTCCGCCTTAAGAAGACCGAGCTGGAGCCCCTGGTGGCCGTCTTGCAGGAGGCCGGGCACGGGGTAATGCTTTAG
- a CDS encoding sulfite exporter TauE/SafE family protein encodes MPWSFYLPIAGHSLNIMMLLGLGGAVGFLSGLTGVGGGFLMTPLLIMAGIPPTIAAASDSNQIVAATTSGTYAHYRMGHVDFKMGLILLAGGFFGGTAGVQIIKALRTLGDADFFIKVTYVVMLSLVGTYMLVDGILCRRRARLNQELQAEPLRPSRFRRMVAALPWQIYFPKSDVTLSPVLPFLVGGFVGVLAAVMGLGGGFIMVPMMCYVLGMPMHVVVGTNLFQEVFVCANVTIMQSASNHTVDLVLAIILLLGSSIGAQLGARFSHKLKPDHLKTLLACIVLAVMVKIFLGLVVAPHYMLDFKAGD; translated from the coding sequence ATGCCTTGGAGTTTTTATCTGCCCATCGCCGGGCACAGCCTGAACATCATGATGCTGCTGGGACTGGGAGGGGCGGTGGGTTTTCTCTCCGGTCTCACCGGGGTGGGGGGAGGTTTCCTCATGACCCCCCTGCTGATCATGGCCGGCATACCTCCCACCATCGCCGCCGCTTCGGATTCCAACCAAATAGTGGCGGCCACCACCTCGGGCACCTACGCCCACTACCGCATGGGCCATGTGGACTTCAAAATGGGCCTGATCCTCTTGGCAGGCGGATTTTTTGGCGGCACGGCGGGGGTGCAGATCATCAAGGCGTTGCGAACCCTGGGCGACGCCGATTTTTTCATCAAGGTGACCTACGTGGTCATGCTAAGCCTGGTAGGCACCTACATGCTGGTGGATGGTATCCTTTGCCGCCGGCGGGCGCGATTGAACCAGGAGTTGCAGGCAGAGCCCCTGCGGCCTTCACGCTTCCGGCGGATGGTGGCCGCGTTGCCCTGGCAAATCTATTTCCCCAAATCCGACGTGACCCTTTCCCCGGTTCTGCCTTTTCTGGTGGGCGGCTTCGTGGGTGTCCTGGCGGCGGTCATGGGCCTGGGCGGCGGCTTCATCATGGTGCCCATGATGTGCTACGTGCTGGGCATGCCCATGCACGTGGTGGTGGGCACCAACCTGTTCCAGGAGGTTTTCGTCTGCGCCAACGTGACGATCATGCAATCAGCCTCCAACCACACGGTCGACCTGGTGTTGGCCATCATCCTTTTGCTCGGCTCCAGTATCGGCGCCCAACTTGGAGCCCGCTTCAGTCACAAGCTGAAGCCCGATCACCTCAAGACCCTGCTGGCCTGCATCGTGCTGGCGGTTATGGTCAAAATTTTTCTGGGCCTGGTGGTGGCTCCCCATTACATGCTCGACTTCAAGGCGGGGGATTGA
- a CDS encoding indolepyruvate oxidoreductase subunit beta — translation MSTQRIVFVGVGGQGNLLASNLLGQAALAAGQHVVVSEIHGMAQRGGVVESAVILGDATSPIVSNGEADVLVSFEPVEALRLLNKVNKDSLVITNTRPLPPFTVAIGAAPYPAPEDSVVYLKKKLAKVIAFDGQSLAEEAKNPLSLNMVMLGALFGAVKLPIDVKTMKKVIRSQTKKRFAASNVKAFDLGFKAAA, via the coding sequence ATGAGCACCCAACGCATAGTATTCGTGGGCGTGGGCGGCCAGGGTAACCTCTTGGCCAGCAACCTTCTGGGGCAGGCGGCCTTGGCCGCGGGCCAGCACGTGGTGGTCAGCGAGATCCACGGCATGGCCCAGCGCGGCGGTGTGGTGGAGTCGGCGGTGATCCTGGGCGACGCCACCAGCCCCATCGTGTCCAACGGCGAGGCCGACGTCCTGGTCTCCTTCGAGCCGGTGGAGGCCCTGCGCCTGTTGAACAAGGTCAACAAGGACTCCCTGGTCATCACCAACACCCGGCCTTTGCCTCCGTTCACCGTGGCCATCGGCGCGGCGCCTTATCCCGCGCCCGAGGATTCGGTGGTCTATCTCAAGAAAAAGTTGGCCAAGGTCATCGCCTTTGACGGCCAGTCCCTGGCCGAGGAGGCCAAGAACCCGCTGAGCCTGAACATGGTCATGCTGGGCGCGCTGTTCGGCGCGGTCAAGCTGCCCATCGACGTCAAGACCATGAAAAAGGTCATCCGCTCCCAGACCAAGAAGCGCTTCGCCGCTTCTAACGTCAAGGCCTTTGACCTGGGGTTCAAGGCCGCGGCCTAG
- a CDS encoding KdsC family phosphatase: MSEITAQERAARIKLLVLDIDGVLTDGRVVYDQDGRELKFFDIKDGHGLKLLQRAGFKIVWLSGRASKVNQVRAQELGIDELVEDCKIKLPRFERVLSEHGMQPEQAAFMGDDLIDLPPMRAAGLALAPADAWPEVRQAAHWVATLPGGRGAVRQACELLLKASGKWDEVTGRYF; the protein is encoded by the coding sequence ATGAGCGAGATCACCGCGCAGGAGCGGGCGGCCCGCATAAAGCTCTTGGTGCTGGACATCGACGGGGTGCTCACCGACGGCCGGGTGGTCTACGACCAGGACGGACGCGAGCTGAAGTTTTTCGATATCAAGGACGGCCACGGCCTCAAGCTGTTGCAGCGGGCCGGCTTTAAAATCGTCTGGCTCAGCGGCCGCGCCTCCAAGGTCAACCAGGTGCGGGCCCAGGAATTGGGCATCGACGAGTTGGTGGAGGACTGCAAGATCAAGCTGCCCCGCTTCGAGCGCGTGCTGAGCGAACATGGCATGCAGCCCGAGCAGGCCGCCTTCATGGGCGACGACCTCATCGACTTGCCGCCCATGCGCGCGGCCGGCCTGGCCCTGGCCCCGGCCGACGCCTGGCCCGAGGTGCGCCAGGCCGCCCATTGGGTGGCCACCCTGCCCGGCGGCCGGGGTGCGGTGCGCCAGGCCTGCGAGCTGCTCTTAAAGGCCAGCGGCAAGTGGGATGAGGTTACGGGGAGATACTTTTAG
- the kdsA gene encoding 3-deoxy-8-phosphooctulonate synthase, with translation MGEPVPSLTLGGRSFGREEFFVIAGPCVLESLELASQVAERLAEAAASLDIPLIFKSSFDKANRTSVTSFRGPGLEQGLEWLERIKEQTGLPVISDIHSPEQAAPAARVLDVLQIPAFLCRQTDLLVAAGETMKPVNVKKGQFMAPHDVGPIIAKVQSTGNPQVWLTERGSSFGYNNLVVDMRSIGVMRGFGVPVVFDATHSVQLPGGLGASSGGDRAHAPALARAAVAAGADAVFIETHPDPEHALCDGPNSLPLDRAAALLKQLKAIHALVREETA, from the coding sequence ATGGGCGAGCCGGTCCCCAGCCTCACCCTGGGCGGGCGCTCCTTCGGCCGCGAGGAGTTTTTCGTCATCGCCGGGCCCTGCGTGTTGGAGAGCCTGGAGTTGGCCTCCCAGGTGGCCGAGCGCCTGGCCGAGGCGGCCGCTTCCCTGGACATCCCGCTCATCTTCAAGTCCAGCTTCGACAAGGCCAACCGCACCAGCGTGACCAGCTTCCGCGGTCCCGGCCTGGAGCAAGGGCTGGAGTGGCTGGAGCGCATCAAGGAGCAGACCGGCCTGCCGGTCATCAGCGACATCCACAGCCCGGAGCAGGCCGCCCCGGCGGCCCGAGTGCTGGACGTGCTGCAAATACCGGCCTTCCTGTGCCGCCAGACCGATCTGTTGGTGGCCGCCGGGGAGACCATGAAGCCGGTCAACGTGAAAAAGGGTCAGTTCATGGCCCCCCACGACGTGGGGCCCATCATCGCCAAGGTGCAGAGCACCGGCAACCCCCAGGTGTGGCTCACCGAGCGGGGCAGCAGCTTCGGCTACAACAACTTGGTGGTGGACATGCGCTCCATCGGGGTGATGCGCGGCTTCGGCGTGCCGGTGGTGTTCGACGCCACCCACTCCGTGCAGCTTCCCGGCGGCTTGGGCGCCTCCAGCGGCGGCGACCGGGCCCACGCCCCGGCCCTGGCCCGGGCGGCGGTGGCCGCCGGAGCCGACGCGGTGTTCATCGAGACCCACCCCGACCCGGAGCACGCCCTGTGCGACGGGCCCAACAGCCTTCCCCTGGACCGGGCGGCGGCCCTTTTGAAACAACTGAAGGCCATCCACGCCCTTGTGCGGGAGGAAACGGCATGA
- a CDS encoding AAA family ATPase: MAIITISRGSNSKGKEVAEKVAQALGYQCFSRELLLEASEQFNIPEIKLVRALHDAPSILERLTYGKERYLAYITAAFLEHVHQDNVVYHGLAGQFLLRGVSHVLKVRIVADMQARAALEMEREHIGREEALARLSKDDHERRQWSLKLHQVDIWDPLLYDLVLHIHKLTVDDVADIIRHTAQLEQFQATPQSHQFLHNLLLAAQVKAALVHDYPMVKVSACDGVVSVEAKFNQSQEPLLGEEIKQKAMQVPGVKAVNMHAQQTTAYVCGAQQE; encoded by the coding sequence ATGGCCATCATAACCATTTCTCGCGGCTCCAACAGCAAGGGCAAGGAGGTGGCCGAAAAGGTCGCCCAGGCCCTGGGGTACCAGTGCTTTTCCCGGGAACTCCTGTTGGAGGCGTCGGAGCAGTTCAACATTCCCGAGATAAAGCTGGTGCGCGCCCTGCACGACGCTCCTTCCATCCTGGAGCGCTTGACCTATGGCAAAGAGCGCTACCTGGCCTATATCACCGCCGCCTTTTTGGAGCATGTGCACCAGGACAACGTGGTTTACCACGGCCTGGCGGGACAGTTTCTGTTGCGCGGCGTCTCCCATGTGCTCAAAGTTCGCATCGTGGCTGATATGCAGGCCCGGGCCGCCCTGGAGATGGAGCGGGAGCACATAGGCCGCGAGGAGGCACTGGCGAGGCTGAGCAAGGACGACCATGAGAGACGGCAATGGAGCCTCAAGCTGCACCAGGTGGACATCTGGGACCCGCTTTTGTATGACCTGGTCTTGCACATCCATAAGCTGACCGTGGACGACGTGGCGGACATAATTCGCCACACCGCGCAACTGGAGCAGTTCCAGGCCACCCCGCAATCCCACCAGTTTTTGCACAACCTGCTCCTTGCCGCCCAGGTCAAGGCCGCGTTGGTGCATGACTACCCCATGGTCAAGGTCAGCGCCTGCGACGGGGTGGTCAGCGTGGAGGCCAAATTCAATCAGAGCCAGGAGCCGCTGCTGGGCGAGGAAATCAAACAAAAGGCCATGCAGGTGCCTGGGGTCAAGGCGGTGAACATGCACGCCCAACAGACCACCGCCTACGTCTGCGGCGCCCAACAGGAGTAG